One region of Rana temporaria chromosome 9, aRanTem1.1, whole genome shotgun sequence genomic DNA includes:
- the LOC120914560 gene encoding olfactory receptor 6F1-like, with translation MLSKEHNNETVTKEFLLIGFSILKETRYYLFIIISIIYAVTLTANVIIIIIVKSERRLHKPMYFFIGGLSFLDIWYPSVTVPRLLWSLKTKEETISSAGCMAQFYFHFSLGATEIFLLTVMAYDRYVAICKPLYYLNIISPRVCTILILGSWACGFLAVITPCVQIANLSFCRENQIDHYYCDLAPLLKLSCSETSNIEKLFFCLSLFIILGCFFLIIISYICIIQTTLMFPTAFGRRKTFSTFASHLIVVLLFYGTIIFMFVRPSTGGLMHLNKIVSIIPSIVTPLLNPIIYTLRNQEVHNAMKKTVQRFVLQ, from the coding sequence ATGTTGTCAAAAGAACATAACAACGAGACAGTCACAAAAGAATTCCTTCTCATTGGATTCTCCATTCTGAAAGAGACAAGATATTATCTTTTTATAATCATTTCAATTATATATGCTGTTACATtaacagccaatgtcattattattatcattgtcAAAAGTGAAAGACGTCTTCACAAGCCTATGTACTTCTTCATTGGTGGACTGTCCTTCCTTGACATCTGGTACCCTTCAGTCACTGTCCCCAGGCTCTTGTGGTCTCTTAAAACTAAAGAAGAAACTATATCCAGTGCTGGGTGCATGGCAcaattttatttccatttttctcTTGGAGCAACTGAAATCTTCCTCCTTACCGTGATGGCTTATGATCGTTATGTGGCCATCTGCAAACCTCTTTACTATTTAAATATTATAAGTCCTAGAGTTTGCACCATACTCATACTTGGTTCCTGGGCCTGTGGTTTTCTTGCAGTGATTACTCCATGTGTACAGATTGCAAACCTTTCATTTTGTAGGGAGAACCAAATTGATCATTACTACTGTGACTTGGCCCCCTTGCTTAAACTGTCTTGTTCAGAGACTTCGAACATTGAAAAGCTGTTTTTCTGCCTTAGCTTGTTTATAATATTGGGATGTTTTTTCCTAATTATTATCTCCTATATTTGTATAATACAAACAACTCTGATGTTTCCGACAGCTTTTGGAAGACGCAAAACATTTTCCACTTTTGCCTCACACCTTATTGTTGTTTTGCTATTTTATGGCACCATCATCTTTATGTTTGTCAGACCCAGTACTGGTGGCCTCATGCATCTTAATAAAATAGTTTCCATCATCCCTTCAATAGTAACTCCTCTTTTAAACCCAATTATCTACACTTTGCGCAACCAGGAGGTACACAATGCCATGAAGAAAACTGTTCAAAGATttgttttgcaataa